Proteins encoded together in one Sylvia atricapilla isolate bSylAtr1 chromosome 2, bSylAtr1.pri, whole genome shotgun sequence window:
- the CD80 gene encoding LOW QUALITY PROTEIN: T-lymphocyte activation antigen CD80 (The sequence of the model RefSeq protein was modified relative to this genomic sequence to represent the inferred CDS: inserted 1 base in 1 codon): MRLSSLPAPRLPPAPCQGVFQQPVTAARPPWPGPEXPCLLPASGVASVLLDQGQPRSYRKMRCLPASPPALALRTWLGLGLFVLLCLQIGQALEKKVVKGKVGEKVSLPCCHEIPSSESLHKYRVYWQKNITDVVLAYSEGNLIYKHERYRNRTEMDPWNLTLWISPMEILDNGSYQCVVQHNSVVVCDQSVILFVTADFSKPNVTAKVSADSCESTEMVITCSSHGGFPKPKISGALNNVSVEWNASWVSESRLSPYSVTGKLVLNVTKDINITCSVEYSGFATSTSLLLRKTNDCVVPPVLPPYNVITASIIIVITFIVAITLAARYLPRHVCSHCCKRQDLVEESEKEYSKAPMSSKWTAETSSV; the protein is encoded by the exons ATGAGGCTGAGCAGCCTCCCGGCACCAAGACTTCCCCCTGCACCCTGCCAGGGAGTGTTTCAGCAGCCTGTGACAGCAGCCAGGCCCCCATGGCCTGGCCCTG ccccctgcctcctccctgcctcagGGGTGGCCTCGGTGCTGCTCGACCAGG gccagcccaggagctACAGGAAGATGAGGTGCCTGCCTGCCTCGCCACCGGCGCTGGCATTGAGGACGTGGCTGGGGCTCGGGCTCTTCgtgctgctctgccttcagATAG GCCAGGCACTGGAGAAGAAAGTAGTCAAGGGCAAAGTGGGGGAAAAGGTCAGCCTGCCTTGTTGTCATGAAATCCCCAGCTCAGAAAGCCTGCACAAGTACCGTGTCTACTGGCAGAAGAACATCACGGACGTGGTGCTGGCCTACTCAGAGGGGAATCTGATCTACAAGCACGAGCGCTACCGGAACCGGACGGAGATGGACCCCTGGAACCTCACCCTGTGGATCTCCCCCATGGAAATCCTGGACAATGGCTCCTACCAGTGTGTGGTTCAGCACAACTCTGTCGTGGTGTGTGACCAGTCTGTCATCCTCTTTGTGACAG CTGACTTCAGCAAGCCCAACGTGACGGCAAAAGTGTCCGCTGACTCTTGTGAGTCTACTGAGATGGTGATTACATGTTCTTCTCACGGCGGTTTCCCCAAGCCCAAAATCTCTGGAGCCCTCAACAACGTGTCCGTGGAGTGGAATGCCAGCTGGGTGTCTGAGTCCCGCCTCAGCCCATACAGTGTCACTGGAAAACTGGTGCTCAACGTGACCAAAGACATCAACATCACTTGCTCCGTTGAATACAGTGGCTTTGCCACGTCCACCAGTTTGCTTCTGA GAAAAACAAACGACTGTGTGGTTCCTCCTGTGCTTCCACCTTATAATGTCATTACTGCTTCAATTATCATCGTTATCACCTTCATTGTGGCTATCACCCTGGCAGCAAGATACCTCCCAAGGCATG tttgttctCACTGTTGTAAGCGCCAAGATTTGGTGGAAGAGAGTGAGAAAGAATATTCAAAGGCACCCATGAGCTCTAAATGGACAGCTGAAACATCATCTGTATGA